The sequence AATGAGCGGCAATCGCTTGCCGGTTTTGCCCCGACCAGCGCGCAGAAAGGCTGATTTGCTCTTCTTCAAACTCCGCCATTTGCTGGTCGTTGAGGTGATATTTACCCTGATAATATTCGCGGTACTTGGCCCGAGACGCGAATTGGCGCTGCCCCGGCGAATGATCCATCAGCGACACCAGTGAAAGCTCAGGCTGCATCATCAGCTCTTCAAATAGTGGCAGGGTACTGTCATGGGGTAATTCACAACGCAAATGAATCCGATGTTCAGCTCGATTTAATCCTGAGCGCTGACTTTCCACCACGGCGTGGATCATTTTTTGCAGGTTATCCAGCCGATGGCCTCCGTCTCGTACATCACCGACAGCAACGGCATCCAGCACCGTGGTGATCCCGCTGGCAACCATTAAGGCATCATGGCTGCTCATCGCCGAATGCGCAGGCCAATCCACATTGGGCCGGGGAGTAAAAAACTTGTCCAGATTATCGGTATGCAACTCGATCAATCCTGGTAACAACCAGCTATTTTGCCCATCAATGGCCGCTGAAAGCTGAGTGGGGTGATCGCTATAGCTGCGGATCACGCCATTTTGGATTTCCAGTGATCCGCTGACCACACTTTCTTCAAGAATAAGATTAACGTTGTTGAGGATCATGATGGAGTTTCCGTGCTGATATGAGAGGGCGGCGGTGTCATGACCAGTAAACGGTCACTGACATGGTTACGCACACTTTCATCATGAAAAATGCCGACAATAGCGGCTCCCCGCTGTTTAGCTTCATCAATCAGACTGACGACGGCTGCGCTGTTGGTGCTATCGAGGGATGCTGTTGGCTCATCCAGCAACAAAATGGGGTAATCCACAATAAAACCGCGCGCAATATTTACCCGCTGTTGTTCGCCGCCGGAAAAAGTGGAGGGAGCCAGATCCCATAGTCGTGGCGGCACATTAAGCCGCGTCAACAAATCTTGCGCGCGCTGCTGGCACAGGCTTTTGTCAACACCCAACTCCAGCAAGGGCTGCATGACCACATTTAATGCACTGATCCGCGGGATCACTCGCAAAAATTGACTGACCCAACCCACCGTATGGCGGCGGACCGCCATAATTTGCCGGGCTTCGGCGCTCACCATATCCAGCCATTCTCCCTGATGCTTCACCCAGATATGGCCGCTATCGGGTAAGTAATTGGCATATAAGGAGCGCAGCAATGTGGATTTTCCGCTGCCGGAATGGCCATGTAGCACCACACATTCTCCGCTGCCGACTTCCAGTGAGGTTTGATGCAACACGGGCAGGCGAATACCGTGCTGGTGGTGTAACACAAAGGTTTTACTGAGATTTTCAACTCTAAGCTGTAGTGGGGTCATAGTAAGCTCTCACTCAGTTTTGTAATACTGATGAAACCAGTAGCTGGGTATAAGGGTGATGAGGGTCGTCCAGTACCCTGTCAGTCAGGCCGCTTTCAATAACCTGGCCCTCTTTCATCACCAACAGGCGGTTAGCCAATAAGCGGGCAACCCCGAGGTCATGGGTGACAATCACCACCGCCAATTGCATTTCCACCACCAAATTACGCAGTAAATCCAATAACCGTGCTTGCACCGACACGTCCAGACCACCGGTCGGTTCGTCCATAAACACCAGTCTCGGATGGGTCACCAGATTGCGGGCAATTTGCAATCGCTGCTGCATGCCACCTGAGAAAGTAGTTGGCATATCATCCAGGCGGGACAATGGAATCTCGACATCTTCCAGCCAGCGGCCCGCTTGTTGGCGGATTTCACCATAATGGCGCTGGCCGATAGCCATTAACCGCTCGCCAATATTGCCGCCTGCTGAGACTTGTGGCCGCAGCCCATCCAGTGGATGTTGATGAACTACCCCCCATTCGGTGCGCAATAAACGGCGGCGTTGGCTTTCCGCCATCTGATATAAATCAACCGCTTGTTGCGTCTCCGGGCGATAAAAAATCTGCCCATGTTGCGGTGCAAGACGCGCTGAAATGGATTTCAATAAGGTGGTTTTTCCCGAGCCAGATTCGCCGACAATTCCCAGAACTTCACCGGGATACAACTGGAAAGAGACATTGCTGAATCCTTTACCCGGTGCATACAAATGAGTGAGATTCTCCACCGACAGCAGCGGATGGGGGGCAATAGGTTGTGAAATAATCTGTTCAGCAATCATTGAATATTGACCTCTTGTGCGACGGCTTGAGACAGTTGCTGCTGGCAGAAATCAGTGTCTGAGCACACAAACATTCGGCTGCCTTTATCGTCCATCACCACCTCATCGAGATAACTGTGGCGCGAGCCGCACAGGGCGCAAGGCTCATCCCATTGCTGCACGGTAAACGGGTGATCGTCGAAATCCAGACTTTCCACCTTGGTAAAAGGTGGCAGGGCATAGAGGCGTTTTTCGCGGCCAGCGCCGAACAGTTGCAGTGCGGGCATCATGTGCATTTTGGGATTATCAAATTTCGGGATTGGCGAAGGGTCCATCACGTAACGGTCATTCACTTTGACCGGATAGGCATAGGTGGTGGCGATATGGCCGTAGCGGGCAATATCTTCATACAGCTTCACCTGCATCACGCCGTATTCCTCTAATGCATGCATTTTGCGGGTTTCCGTTTCGCGCGGCTCAATAAAGCGCAGTGGCTCAGGGATAGGTACTTGATAGATAAGGATCTGATCTTCAGTCAGCGGTATTTCCGGGATGCGATGCCGGGTCTGGATTAATGTGGCGTCAGTGGTTTTTTCCGTGGTGGCAACGCCACTGACCCGCTGGAAGAAGCGGCGGATCGAGACCGCATTGGTGGTGTCATCGGCCCCTTGATCTATTACTTTCAGCACATCGTAGCGGCCAATCAAACAAGCGGTTAGCTGGATTCCACCGGTGCCCCAGCCATACGGCATGGGCATCTCACGGCCACCGAATGGCACCTGATAACCGGGAATAGCCACGGCTTTCAGGAGTGCGCGGCGCAAGGTTCTTTTGGTTTGCTCGTCCAGATAACCCAGATTGTAACCCGCGAGAACTTCAGTCATGGCGCGGCTCCTGTCCTTGTGAAGCGAGTGGCTGAGAAGATAAGTGCTCACGACGTAGGCGTTTTAGTAACTCTAGTTCGGCCTGAAAATCCACGTAGTGTGGCAATTTAAGATGAGAGACAAAACCAGCGGCTTCGACGTTATCGGCATGGGAAAGTACAAATTCTTCATCTTGCGCTGGGCTGGTGACATTTTCGTCATATTCCCGGCTTTGCAGGGCGCGATCCATCAGGGCCATCGACATGGCTTTGCGCTCTCCACGACCAAACACCAGACCATAACCTCGGGTAAAGTGCGGCGGTTCTGACTCTGGGCTGACAAAACCATTCACCATTTCGCATTCGGTCAGTAGTATCTCGCCGATGTCGATAGCAAATCCCAACTCTTCCGGCTCTATAGAAATAGTCAGGTAGCCGGTACGGATCTCTGCGGCGAATGGGTGAGTGCGGCCATAACCGCGCTGGGTGGAATAACCCAGTGCCAGCAAAAAGCCTTCATCCCCGCGCACCAGTTGTTGCAGCCGTGCTGAGCGATTACAGGGGTAAACCGGCGGATTTCGGGTGATATCTTCCGGCTGGGTGTCATCATCTTGCTCAACAGGGGCTAATTGCTCTTGAGCTAATAAATCAAATACATGGGCGCAATGATTACGCAATGGGTCATCTGGTAATGCTCTGCTGTCATTGAGGGCTTGTGGCACTTCACCTTCGGCCAGCAGTGTAAAATCCAGCAATCGATGGGTGTAATCGTAAGTGGGGCCAAGCACTTGTCCACCGGGCAAGTCTTTATAAATAGCGGAAATACGCCGCTCCAGCCGCATATTGTTAGTTGCCAATGGTTGGCTGACCGCCAGACGCGGTAAGGTGGTGCGGTAGGCGCGCAGCAGGAAAATCGCTTCCACCAGATCACCGCTGGCTTGTTTGATGGCCAATGCCGCCAGCTCGCGATCATAAATACCGCCCTCGGTCATTACCCGATCAACGGCCAAACCCAACTGTTGCTCAATTTGCTCGCAATCGACCGCTGGGATCTGTGTATCACCACGGCGCTGGTGTTCCAGCAATTTATGAGCTGCCGCAATGGCTTTTTCGCCCCCTTTGACTGCAACGTACATATCAGCACACCTCCACATGGGTGGTTCGTGGGATAGCCATCAGGTTCTCGCCGCAGGTCAACAGGAAATCTAGACCCGCAGGGAAGACCGCTGGGCGGCTAAGCAGATAGTTCAACACGGCGGCCGGCAGTTGCGGCGCGATTGTGCGGTGGTGCTCAATTCCCGGCCCGCGCAGGCGTAAAGGCACACCCCGATGCAGATTATCGGCCTGAATAATGACCGTAGTGGAGTGTTCCGGTGACAGTTCGTTGCCCTCAGGGCAGTTAGCCAGTTGTTGCGCTGTAATCTCATGGCCCAATAAGGCAAAACAGGATGCACTGATGTTTGCTGTCAGGGGGGCTCCGGTATGAAAGCGCACATTCTGTTGTAGTGCGTCGCTGTTGAACTCTTCATCCAAATAGAGCGGTGTTTCCTGGTCTACCAGAGTTAACAGAATGCTGGTTGTTGCGGGATTCAGTGGCAACCAGCCGCTGGCGTGGGGGAGTGACACTAATACGCCGGGCTCGCTTAACGCCTTGAGAATACGGCGAAAAGCGTGCTGCGCATCATCAACCGGCCGGTCGAAGTGGGCGAATAAACTCATTAATCCTCTCCCCGCACTAATGTGAAGAAATCAACTTTACTGGTTGCGATAGCTCGGGCACGTAATTCCCGCCGTTCCTGCTGAATCGCTGCCAGTGGGTGAATGACGGTGTTGAGCAGTAATTCGTTTAGTCCCGCGGGTGTACCGGGGGTGGTCGCTGGATTTCGGCTGACAGTAGACAGTTGCAGCAAGGCATCCAGTAGGGCGCAAAGCTCTGCATGGGGTTTATTGCGCCCGGCAATGTAGCTGTAGCCGTAGGTATCCGCACTGTCATTGAGTTTGATAACTGCGCGAGTGATAGTCATATCGCCAAGAATAAACCGGCGGCCAGTGCCTCCCATTCGCGCCTGCAATTGGTTTAAGCCAATCTCGGGGGCGCGAATGACCTGATAGCGCGGTGACAGATTCAAGGGCTGCCAGTGAGCAAGCAAGTCAGCCGGTTGGCTGTGGGCCAACACCGACATCCAACCTTGCCGGGCGGTAGTCGTACTTTCCATTTAGTGCTCCATGGTCAGTTCAATCATGTCGGCCCGAGTCAGGCTGACGGAGTACTCCGCCACCTGCTGGCTATCAACACGGATATTTAAGGTCCGCACGCAGAGCAGTGGGGCATGGGTGGCAATTTCCAGTAAGCGGCTCTCTTTTGCCTGGGCTCGGCGCGCACTGATACGCGTTTGGCTACGACTTAACGGCTGTTGCAGTTGTTGTGAGATGAATTGATGCAGTGAGCCGGAATTAAACTGTTGTAGCGCGGGCCACCAATTGAGGTCCGGCAGGTAGTGATCGATAACGCAGACAGGTACACCGTTGACTCGCCGCAAGGTTCTCAAATGGATTACGCTCGTCCCTTCATCCACTGATAGCGCTTTGGCGACATGCTCGATACAGGGGCGTAAGACTGCAAGTAAGCGCTCACTGGTGGGGTCACTGCCCTGATCCAATAAGTTCTGGCTAAAGCGTGCATTGGCATGCAGCGGATAGTCATAAGGGCGCATTAATACCAGAATGCCGATACCTTGCCGGCGTTGCAGCCAGCCGCGCTCGACCAGCTCGTCGACGGCTCGGCGCAAGGTATGGCGGTTCACCTGATAGCGCTCAGCCAGTTGTTGTTCGGAGGGCAGATAATCCCCGCAGCGATAAGCGCCGCGCAATTCCTGCTCTAACTGAGCCGCAATTTGTTGATAGCGGGTGGGATAACTGGTCGGTGGTCTAGATAAGTGCATGGCAGATATACCCTCTGTGTGCATCATCACCCCTGACGGCCATCCACAGTGAAGCAATAAAAGTCAGTGTATAGATGGGCTGATAGCAGATTGTCATGGCGATAACCAGTAAGTGATCTCATCGCTATGCTGGCGGTTTTTAATGACAGTAGGGTTAAGCTGAGATGGCGGAACGATGAAATTTTACGTAGAGCGATACTATTTTGGCGAACCGAATTCTGGAGGGGAAATGACTCGCCATTCTCGACCTGAACAGTGCGCAGAATGGCGGAAATAATTAACGCAGGTGATGGATAACCTGATTACCGCTGCCACGCCAGATAAGCGAGGGATCTTTTAGGTCTTGCACGAATTTGCCATCGACCAGCACGTTGATTAAATCAACCACTTGCTGTTGTTCGTCCGTCAGTTCAGCCAGCGTATAGCCGGTCCAGACCCAAATATCTTTGTCGTCGCACTCATGGCGTATGCGTTTTACCAATTGCAAAATCGCAGACAGATTTTGCGGATGTAGCGGATCGCCGCCGGAGAGGGATAGCCCTTGTCGATGGATACGGAGATCATTCAGATCCGCAATAATCCTGTCTTCCATTTCTTGGGTAAACGGCTTACCCGAATTCAGTCGCCAGGTACTTTTGTTATAACAACCCACACATTCGTGTACGCAGCCGGAGACAAACAGCGTGCAGCGGGTGCCGGGGCCGTTGATGACGTCGACCGGGTAGTATTGATGGTAATTCATAATCGGTGCCTCCCTTTGTACTTGGCGCTGCCGTGAGTTGGACACGCTCACTCATCCGAATCACTGACTGGCGTCAGTTCATCGGAATGAGTTGCATGCCGCTTACCTGCAACACCAATTACTTTGGGTAAAACTTTGGTTATATCTATCTCCTCTTGTGTCGCGGAGATAGGTCAATCAGCCCAACTGTCCATTAGCCAGATGTTTTACGCGCCGTTTTACTTCTTCTTGTTTACCGGCGTTAAATGGCCGTGCATCCGGGCTACCTAAATAACCACATACCCGACGGGTGACTGACACTTTCGAGGGCTCATGATTACCACATTTCGGGCAGGTGAAACCCTTGCTGGTACAGGAGAATTCACCGGTAAAGCCGCACTCGTAGCATTCATCAATGGGCGTGTTAGTGCCGTAATAAGGAACTCGGCTGTAGCTGTAATCCCACACATCTTCCAGCGCCCTGAGGTTGTGCTGTAAGTTCGGGTATTCGCCGTAACAGATAAAACCACCATTCGCCAATGGAGGGTAAGGTGCTTCGAAATCCAGTTTGTCGTATGGATTAACTTTCTTTTCGACATCAAGATGGAAGCTGTTGGTGTAATAGCCTTTGTCAGTGACGCCTTCTACTACACCAAATTCAGCGGTATCAAGGCGGCAGAAGCGGTCGCACAGGTTCTCACTTGGGGTGCTGTACAAGCTAAAGGCGTAGCCGGTTTCATCTTTCCAGCTATCTGTTGCTTGTCTCATGTGTTCGACGATAGCCACGCCTTTTTCACGTAATTTTTCGTCATCAAAGACATGGGCTTGATTGCCAAACAGGGCATTAACCGTTTCATGGATACCAATAAAGCCCAGTGAGATGGAGGCGCGGCCATTTTTAAAGATCTCAGAGATATTGTCATCCGCTTGCAAGCGCACACCACAAGCACCTTCCATATACAAGATAGGTGCCACGCGGGCTTTGATTCCCTCCAGGCGCGCAATACGGGTCATCAAGGCTTTCTTGGCTAACAGCAAGCGCTCATCCAGTAATTGCCAGAATTTCTCTTCATTGCCTTGGGCTTCCAGGGCGACGCGCGGCAGGTTGAGGCTGATAACCCCCAGATTGTTGCGGCCATCGTGGATCTGCTGGCCATCTTCCTCATAGACACCGAGGAAACTGCGGCAGCCCATTGGGGTTTTAAAGGAACCAGTGACTTTAACCACTTGATCATAATTAAGAATGTCGGGATACATGCGCTTTGTTGCGCACTCCAGTGCCAGCTGTTTAATATCATAATTGGCATCGCCAAATTTATGATTCAGACCATCACGGATAGCAAAAACCAGTTTCGGGAACACCGCAGTTTTGCGGTTTTTACCCAAGCCAGCAATGCGGTTGCGCAGAATAGCTTGCTGAATCATGCGCGATTGCCAGCTAGTGCCCAGCCCGAAACCGAAAGTAACAAATGGGGTCTGACCATTAGCGGTATGCAGGGTGTTGACTTCATATTCCAGTGATTGGAACGCGTCGTAACACTCTTTTTCGGTACGCGACATGGCATAATCGGCGGCATCAGAAATCTGCCACTCTTCGGCCACGGCCTTATGTTTGTTAAAACTTTCGGTGACAAATGGGGCCAGAATTTCATCAATGCGGTTAATGGTTGTGCCGCCATAAATATGGCTGGCGACCTGCGCGATAATCTGTGCGGTGACGGCGGTGGCGGTAGAAATGGATTTTGGCGGCTCGATTTCCGCATTACCCATTTTAAAACCTTGGGTCAACATGCCATCAAGGTCGATGAGCATGCAGTTGAACATCGGGAAAAACGGCGCGTAATCCAGATCATGGTAGTGAATCTCACCGCGCTCATGAGCCAAAACCACGTCCCGTGGCAGAATATGTTGTTTGGCGTAGTGTTTAGCCACAATCCCGGCCAGCAGATCGCGCTGAGTCGGAATAACTTTGCTGTCTTTATTGGCGTTTTCATTCAGTAGCGCTTTGTTACTTTGCTCTACCAAACCCCGGATTTCCTGATTCAGGCGACCACGCAACTCCCGTGAAATATCCCTGTCATGGCGATACTCGATATAAGCTCGGGCGAGCTGCTTGTATTGACCGGCCATCAGTTGGTTTTCTACCGCAGTTTGGATGTCGCGGATATCAACTTTCGGCTGGTTCTCCATCGTCTGAGCGACCACTCGGGCAACAGTTGCACAATAATCTGCGTCTACAACGCCAACCGCCAGCGCTGCGCGCTCGACAGCTTCCTTGATTCGTACCTCATCAAAAGGTACCTGACAACCGTCCCGTTTAATCACTACTGTTTTCACAATGTCGCTCCTGTATCCTGCCGCGTAGGATTACCCACAATACAATCTTATCCACAAGGCAACCCGCAGCACATAAGGGCTGCGAGGGGGTGTGGATGATTTTGTGGATAACTACTACATATAGGTGTCTTAATTCCTATAAACACTATATATGGGTAATGGCAGAAGTGACAGCCAACATAATTGACCTAGAACAAGGAAATCGGATTTAGGTTAACTCCCTGTTCAGTGCGTCACAAAATGAATATTTTTATGCCGATTTTTTACACCAATGACATGGGCTAGGGATTATGCGGGCGGAAATGTTCTAGTAAAAAATCGACCCAAACGCGTACCCGCGACGGCAAATTGGCGGAAGCATAATAGAGCCACAATGGAACCGGCACGGGCCAGTGCTGAGCTAACACAGGAACCAGACTCCCGTCTGCAAAATGAGGTTCTGCATGCCACTGTGCCACATAGGTGATTCCCATATCAGCCAGTGCGGCATTCATTAATACTTCGGGTTGTGACATGACCAAACGGCCTGAAAGTTCGAGGGATTGCACTTCATTATTATGTTGCAGTCGCCATTTCACTATTCGTCCAGTTGATGGATTGCGATGTAACAAGCACTGGTGTTGATAGAGATCTTGCGGATAGGTGGGGGCGCCAGAACGTGCCAGATAAGCGGGGCTGGCAGCTAACACCATTTGCATCGGGTAAAACTGGCGAGCAATCAAACGGCTATCGGGATCAATGTGTGTGCCAATCCCAACATCAAATCCTTCCCCGACCAAATTAACCACTCTGGCCTCCAGAGAAAGATCCAAATCAATCAGTGGATAGCGCGCCATAAAATCTGGAATCAGCGGCATTAAGAGTTGTCGGCCAAAACCGGGGATTAAACTGACCCGAACCGTACCGCTGGGATGCTGCTCATCATTACGTGCGGTGTCCAGAGTATGCGACAGCGCCTGCCAAAGGGGCGCTACCCGCGCTAATAAGGCTTTGCCTTCATCCGTCAACACCACGCTATGGGTATTGCGCTGAAACAGGCGCAGCGCCAACTTTTCTTCTAACACGCGGATGTTTTTACTGACAGCGGCCGGGGTTACCCCCAATTGGCGAGCCGCCACAGAAAAATTCTCGCTTTGGGCGGCGCTGAGGAATGCTGGCAATAAACGGTGAATATCAACAGGCAGTGACACTGTGGTTGATACCTTGAGTTGAAATTAATATGACTGATGACAGTCTACACTGACGGCGTTGAAAATGAAAAAATAGCATCATTAAACCTGTCGGAGAGTGTGTTATGTCCCGGATTTTAGTATTAACTGCCCATCGTAAACCGGATGAATCTCGTATCAATCATAGATTAATAGAGGCCATTCGACCATTACCCCATGTCACCGTGCATGAGCTTATTCGCGAATATCCTGACTTCCAAATTGATGTTGCGCGTGAACAAGAGTTGTTGGAAGCCCATGACCTGATTGTGATGATGTTTCCATTTTACTGGTATAGCTCACCGGCTATTTTAAGTGAGTGGCAAGATGCGGTTTTAACCTATGGCTTTGCTTATGGCCATCACGGCGACAAATTGCGGGGCAAGCCATTACAACTGGTGGTATCGACCGGTGGTAATGAGCAGGCCTATAGTCCACAGGGATATAATCGTTATCCGGCATTGGATTTGTTATTGCCATTCCACGCAATGGCAAATATGACTGGTATGGATTTCCTGCCGCCATTCTTGGTGCAAGGGGCCAATGCGATGGAGGAGGATACTCTGGAGAGTTATGTGCGCGGTGTGGTGGCGCTGATTAAGCGTTTTTAGCCGGGTGCATAATGTGCCGATAGCATTCTGCACCCGGTTTTGCCGGGCGCAGAATGACGCCTATCACCCCATAAAATGCTCGGCAAGTTCCAAATCTCGCCGCGAGAACTCTCTCACAATCTTGCCGTTTTCCATCATTGCTGCGCGCTCGGACATGTGTGCCACCACATCACTGTCGTGACTGACCAATAAATATGTCATGCCGTGTTCGTGTTTCAAGTGGTTGAGCAAATTGAGAATTTCCGCCTGTACCGACATATCTAATGCTGACGTCGGTTCATCCAGTAGCAACAGTTTTGGCCGTAATAACAGGGCGCGGGCAATAGCAATGCGCTGGCGCTGACCGCCGGAGAATTGATGAGGATAGCGCTGTGCCGCAGAAGCCGGTAAACCCACTTGCGCTAAAGCCTGATCAATCCGCTGCTGAATATTTTGCTCGCCGTGAATCTTTAGCGGCTCGCCCAGTGTGCGCTGAATATTATGCTGCGGATGAAGTGAAGCATAAGGATCTTGGAATACCATTTGTACATCTTTACGCAATTGGCCAACAAAACGTTTTCCTGGCTGTAAGGGTTGGCCCAGCAAGGTAATCTCACCTTGCCAGTCTCGCTGCAAACCCGCCAGAGTCCGTAATACTGTGGATTTCCCACAGCCAGAGGCACCAATCAAGCTGAAAGTTTCCCCCTCTTCAACGGCAAAACTGACTGACTCAACCGCCGTTTTTACCTGATTTTTCTGGGCAAAACTGACCTGTAGATTTTTGACTTCAATCAGTGCCACGAGGACCTCCAGAGAAATCGGCGCTGCGATCTAATACCGGTAAATCAGTGCCATAGGTGCTGGCATTCGGACGGCAAGCCCATAGCGTATGGGTATAAGGGTGAGTTGAATGGGGCAGGTCAGCAGCTGCGCCTTGATCTACTAATTTTCCCTGATACATCACTAAAACTCGGTGGCAATGTTCGGCAACTAACGGCAAATCGTGGCTGATCAGCAACAAACTCATATTGCGCTGCTCAGTTTGCTCGACAATCAACTCCAGTATTTGATTACGCAATTTGGCATCCAACGCCGAGGTCGGCTCATCGGCAATCAATACTCGTGGATTATTCACCAAAGCAATGGCCAACATCGCCCGTTGGCCCATGCCGCCGGAAAGTTGGCCGGGGTAGCTGTGGTAGGCGCTTTCATTGAGCCCGACCGATGCCAGTGCATTCAATACCCGCTCATGGGCATCTGCGCCAGAAAGGGCATTATGCAGTAGCAGGGATTCCTCAATTTGTTTCCCCACACTGCGTACTGGATTCAGGGCATAGCGGGGGTCTTGCAGCACCATGGCAATTTCACTGCCACGTAATGCACCCCATTGTTTGGCTTTCAACTGCAATAGATTGTGCTCGATAACCTGGCCAGAATTACCCTGTTGGTCGGTGTTATCAGCATAATAACTCAGCTTTTTAGCACTGACTTTTCCCGGCGATCGAACTAACCCCATCAATGCTCTGGCAGTAATAGATTTACCGGAGCCGGATTCCCCCACCAGCGCGACCCGCTCGCGGCCGAGGTGGAAAGAAATGTTATCCACCACCCGCTGCTGTTGAAAATCGACAGATAGATTGTCGACGACAATAATTTTATCAGTCATGGTGAGGATCCAGAATATCGCGTAAGCCATCGCCTAACAGGTTAAATGCCATACTGCTGAGTAAGATAGCGCAGCCCGGAATGGCGGCAATCCACCATTGGTCAAAGATAACCTGCATACCGTCGGCGACCATGGAACCCCATTCGGACATCGGCGGGCGGGCACCTAACCCGAGGAAACCAAGACCTGCCGCGGCTAAGATGATTCCCGCTAAATCTAAGGCCAAACGCACCACCGCTGAAGGGAGACACATGGGTAAAATATGGCCCCACAGCAAACGCAACCCTTTGATTCCCATCATTTCAGCAGCAGCCAGATAATCACTTTTACGCAATAATTGAATCTCGGCTCTGGCCTGACGGGCATAGGCCGGCCAGGTCGTCAGCGCCAGCGCCAGTGCGCCGTTAATTAAACCGGGGCCAAGCATGGCAACAAAAGCAAAAGCCAGAATCAGCCGTGGCATCGACATCACCACATCAGTGATGCGCATCAGAATGCGTTCGAGCCAGCCGCCGTAATAACCGGAAAGTACCCCGACCAGCAAACCTAACGGCAAAGTTATCACTGTCACCAGCAGGACCAGCCCTAAGGTTGGCCGCGTGCCGTAAATCAGTCGCGACAGCATATCGCGACCATAGCTGTCAGTTCCTAACCAGTGCCCCGAACCCGGCGGCAGCAAGCGGTCAGCCGAGTTTT comes from Yersinia canariae and encodes:
- a CDS encoding alpha-D-ribose 1-methylphosphonate 5-phosphate C-P-lyase PhnJ, translated to MTEVLAGYNLGYLDEQTKRTLRRALLKAVAIPGYQVPFGGREMPMPYGWGTGGIQLTACLIGRYDVLKVIDQGADDTTNAVSIRRFFQRVSGVATTEKTTDATLIQTRHRIPEIPLTEDQILIYQVPIPEPLRFIEPRETETRKMHALEEYGVMQVKLYEDIARYGHIATTYAYPVKVNDRYVMDPSPIPKFDNPKMHMMPALQLFGAGREKRLYALPPFTKVESLDFDDHPFTVQQWDEPCALCGSRHSYLDEVVMDDKGSRMFVCSDTDFCQQQLSQAVAQEVNIQ
- the phnM gene encoding alpha-D-ribose 1-methylphosphonate 5-triphosphate diphosphatase translates to MILNNVNLILEESVVSGSLEIQNGVIRSYSDHPTQLSAAIDGQNSWLLPGLIELHTDNLDKFFTPRPNVDWPAHSAMSSHDALMVASGITTVLDAVAVGDVRDGGHRLDNLQKMIHAVVESQRSGLNRAEHRIHLRCELPHDSTLPLFEELMMQPELSLVSLMDHSPGQRQFASRAKYREYYQGKYHLNDQQMAEFEEEQISLSARWSGQNRQAIAAHCRNRGIALASHDDATAEHVAESQALGSVIAEFPTTEVAARASHQHGLQVLMGAPNIVRGGSHSGNVAAHQLASLGVLDILSSDYYPASLLDAAFRIARDATNSFTLPQAVNLVTRNPARALGLEDRGVIAEGKRADLILARAHDGSQGQHVYVQKVWRQGIQVF
- the phnL gene encoding phosphonate C-P lyase system protein PhnL; the protein is MTPLQLRVENLSKTFVLHHQHGIRLPVLHQTSLEVGSGECVVLHGHSGSGKSTLLRSLYANYLPDSGHIWVKHQGEWLDMVSAEARQIMAVRRHTVGWVSQFLRVIPRISALNVVMQPLLELGVDKSLCQQRAQDLLTRLNVPPRLWDLAPSTFSGGEQQRVNIARGFIVDYPILLLDEPTASLDSTNSAAVVSLIDEAKQRGAAIVGIFHDESVRNHVSDRLLVMTPPPSHISTETPS
- the phnH gene encoding phosphonate C-P lyase system protein PhnH, yielding MSLFAHFDRPVDDAQHAFRRILKALSEPGVLVSLPHASGWLPLNPATTSILLTLVDQETPLYLDEEFNSDALQQNVRFHTGAPLTANISASCFALLGHEITAQQLANCPEGNELSPEHSTTVIIQADNLHRGVPLRLRGPGIEHHRTIAPQLPAAVLNYLLSRPAVFPAGLDFLLTCGENLMAIPRTTHVEVC
- the phnF gene encoding phosphonate metabolism transcriptional regulator PhnF — translated: MHLSRPPTSYPTRYQQIAAQLEQELRGAYRCGDYLPSEQQLAERYQVNRHTLRRAVDELVERGWLQRRQGIGILVLMRPYDYPLHANARFSQNLLDQGSDPTSERLLAVLRPCIEHVAKALSVDEGTSVIHLRTLRRVNGVPVCVIDHYLPDLNWWPALQQFNSGSLHQFISQQLQQPLSRSQTRISARRAQAKESRLLEIATHAPLLCVRTLNIRVDSQQVAEYSVSLTRADMIELTMEH
- a CDS encoding carbon-phosphorus lyase complex subunit PhnI, giving the protein MYVAVKGGEKAIAAAHKLLEHQRRGDTQIPAVDCEQIEQQLGLAVDRVMTEGGIYDRELAALAIKQASGDLVEAIFLLRAYRTTLPRLAVSQPLATNNMRLERRISAIYKDLPGGQVLGPTYDYTHRLLDFTLLAEGEVPQALNDSRALPDDPLRNHCAHVFDLLAQEQLAPVEQDDDTQPEDITRNPPVYPCNRSARLQQLVRGDEGFLLALGYSTQRGYGRTHPFAAEIRTGYLTISIEPEELGFAIDIGEILLTECEMVNGFVSPESEPPHFTRGYGLVFGRGERKAMSMALMDRALQSREYDENVTSPAQDEEFVLSHADNVEAAGFVSHLKLPHYVDFQAELELLKRLRREHLSSQPLASQGQEPRHD
- the phnG gene encoding phosphonate C-P lyase system protein PhnG; translation: MESTTTARQGWMSVLAHSQPADLLAHWQPLNLSPRYQVIRAPEIGLNQLQARMGGTGRRFILGDMTITRAVIKLNDSADTYGYSYIAGRNKPHAELCALLDALLQLSTVSRNPATTPGTPAGLNELLLNTVIHPLAAIQQERRELRARAIATSKVDFFTLVRGED
- the phnK gene encoding phosphonate C-P lyase system protein PhnK; its protein translation is MIAEQIISQPIAPHPLLSVENLTHLYAPGKGFSNVSFQLYPGEVLGIVGESGSGKTTLLKSISARLAPQHGQIFYRPETQQAVDLYQMAESQRRRLLRTEWGVVHQHPLDGLRPQVSAGGNIGERLMAIGQRHYGEIRQQAGRWLEDVEIPLSRLDDMPTTFSGGMQQRLQIARNLVTHPRLVFMDEPTGGLDVSVQARLLDLLRNLVVEMQLAVVIVTHDLGVARLLANRLLVMKEGQVIESGLTDRVLDDPHHPYTQLLVSSVLQN